In Ahaetulla prasina isolate Xishuangbanna chromosome 6, ASM2864084v1, whole genome shotgun sequence, a single window of DNA contains:
- the SLC18A3 gene encoding vesicular acetylcholine transporter: MQEDAGDSVGARRAVEKLSEAVGLRAKALGSALQEAHRQRRLLLAIVCVALLLDNMLYMVIVPIIPDYLAAMGGGGGGGGGEAPSAGQSLDPSRLLPPPLPADNQDIKIGVLFASKAILQLLVNPLTGTFIDRVGYVLPLLIGLLVMFLSTLIFAFAENYGTLFVARSLQGLGSAFADTSGVALIADKYTEESERNRALGVALAFISFGSLVAPPFGGILYRFARKQAPFLVLASISLLDALLLLVAIKPFANRTRENMPVGTPIHRLMIDPYIAVVAGALTTCNIPLAFLEPTIANWMSSTMNANEWEMGLAWLPAFFPHVLGVFITVKLADKYPHLQWFYGALGMVIIGASSCVVPACRNFGQLMVPLCGICFGIALVDTALLPTLAFLVDVRHVSVYGSVYAIADISYSVAYALGPIVAGEIVHSFGFTQLSLGMGLANVLYSPVLLALKNICQMKPSHSERNILLDEEPKGLYDTIKMEERKAKGRNLHPVGDFEENSVDPYQRDFKGAFEDDSSDYDYT, encoded by the exons ATGCAGGAGGACGCCGGCGACTCGGTGGGTGCCCGCCGGGCAGTGGAGAAGCTGTCCGAGGCGGTGGGGCTGCGGGCCAAGGCTCTGGGCAGCGCCCTCCAGGAGGCTCACCGCCAGCGgcgcctcctgctggccatcGTCTGCGTGGCGCTGCTGCTGGACAACATGCTCTACATGGTCATCGTGCCCATCATCCCCGACTACCTGGCCGCCAtgggcggcggaggcggcggcgggggtGGGGAGGCGCCGTCGGCCGGCCAGAGCCTCGAT CCCTCCCGGCTGCTCCCGCCGCCCTTGCCGGCCGACAACCAGGACATCAAGATCGGGGTGCTCTTCGCCTCCAAGGCCATCCTGCAACTGCTGGTCAACCCGCTGACCGGCACCTTCATCGACCGCGTGGGCTACGTCCTGCCGCTGCTCATCGGGCTGCTGGTCATGTTCCTGTCCACGCTCATCTTCGCCTTCGCCGAGAACTACGGCACCCTCTTCGTGGCGCGCAGCCTGCAGGGCTTGGGCTCGGCCTTCGCCGACACCTCGGGGGTGGCCCTCATCGCCGACAAATACACCGAGGAGTCGGAGCGCAACCGCGCCCTGGGCGTGGCGCTGGCCTTCATCTCCTTCGGCAGCCTGGTGGCGCCCCCCTTCGGTGGCATCTTGTACCGCTTCGCCCGGAAGCAGGCGCCCTTCCTGGTGCTGGCCTCCATCTCCCTCCTGGACGCCCTGCTGCTGCTGGTGGCCATCAAGCCTTTCGCCAACAGGACCCGGGAGAACATGCCGGTGGGCACCCCCATCCATCGGCTGATGATCGACCCCTACATCGCGGTGGTGGCCGGGGCCCTCACCACTTGCAACATCCCCTTGGCCTTCCTGGAGCCCACCATCGCCAACTGGATGAGCAGCACCATGAACGCCAACGAGTGGGAGATGGGTCTGGCTTGGCTGCCGGCCTTCTTCCCCCACGTCCTGGGGGTCTTCATCACTGTCAAGCTGGCGGACAAATATCCCCACCTGCAGTGGTTTTATGGGGCCCTGGGCATGGTCATCATCGGGGCCAGCTCCTGCGTGGTGCCTGCTTGCCGGAACTTTGGACAACTGATGGTTCCCTTATGTGGCATCTGCTTTGGCATTGCCCTGGTGGACACGGCCCTTCTGCCCACCCTTGCCTTCTTGGTAGATGTGCGCCATGTGTCCGTCTACGGCAGCGTCTATGCCATTGCCGACATCTCCTATTCAGTGGCCTATGCCCTGGGGCCCATCGTGGCTGGAGAGATTGTCCATTCTTTTGGCTTCACCCAACTCAGCTTGGGCATGGGCCTTGCCAATGTCCTCTATTCCCCGGTCCTGCTGGCCCTCAAAAACATTTGCCAGATGAAGCCCTCCCACTCGGAGAGGAACATCCTTCTAGACGAGGAGCCCAAAGGACTCTATGATACCATCAAGATGGAAGAACGCAAAGCCAAGGGTAGAAACCTCCACCCGGTGGGGGATTTTGAAGAGAATAGTGTAGATCCTTATCAAAGAGACTTTAAAGGGGCTTTTGAGGATGATTCCTCAGACTACGACTATACTTAG